One genomic window of Eptesicus fuscus isolate TK198812 chromosome 6, DD_ASM_mEF_20220401, whole genome shotgun sequence includes the following:
- the TMEM221 gene encoding transmembrane protein 221: protein MARSYSDRVLAAMILLGVPAAVLAALGAQLLFQLQAGRAELRGTRADGLGPELGAGPGLPEDAAGALLPLAAALAALALVLSLTCLLLAALCGHLGAELARGPGPGRSDWFFYDCRLLRHVAVGLFCCGVSVYLAGLSIYALLLFEIEAGAAAASILGLGALALVAVLTHSLLRAAQATRRGLRELSPPHFEDDPARSAEVSKASPRAPPQQGTHHQIPYSFCPEPGDPLRPSVTASMPAAVGGARESSLSAPYMHRTLLVGGGHWEGVTHEMRSMLGHKPGGLGKDSTLV from the exons atGGCCCGCTCCTACAGCGACCGGGTGCTGGCCGCGATGATCCTGCTGGGCGTCCCGGCGGCCGTCTTGGCGGCGCTGGGCGCGCAGCTGCTGTTCCAGCTGCAGGCGGGCCGCGCGGAGCTGCGGGGGACGCGCGCCGACGGGCTGGGTCCGGAGCTGGGCGCGGGCCCGGGGCTGCCCGAGGACGCGGCCGGGGCGCTGCTGCCGCTGGCCGCCGCGCTCGCCGCGCTCGCCCTGGTGCTGAgcctcacctgcctgctgctcgCCGCGCTCTGCGGCCACCTGGGCGCCGAGCTGGCCCGGGGGCCCGGCCCCGGCAG gaGCGACTGGTTTTTCTATGACTGCCGCCTCCTCAGACATGTGGCCGTGGGCCTCTTCTGCTGTGGGGTCTCCGTCTACTTAGCAG GACTGTCCATCTATGCTCTGCTGCTCTTCGAGATCGAGGCGGGAGCAGCCGCCGCCTCCATCCTCGGCTTGGGCGCCCTGGCCCTGGTGGCCGTGCTGACCCACTCTCTGCTCCGGGCGGCCCAGGCCACCCGCCGTGGTCTCCGGGAGCTGTCCCCACCGCACTTTGAAGATGACCCTGCCCGCTCCGCTGAAGTCTCCAAGGCCAGCCCCAGGGCTCCGCCCCAGCAGGGTACCCACCACCAAATCCCCTACTCATTCTGCCCAGAACCTGGGGACCCCCTCAGACCCTCAGTCACTGCCTCAATGCCTGCAGCTGTGGGGGGTGCCCGGGAGAGCAGCCTGTCTGCACCCTACATGCACCGGACACTGCTGGTCGGCGGGGGGCACTGGGAAGGGGTCACCCATGAGATGCGCAGCATGCTGGGACACAAGCCAGGGGGGTTGGGGAAAGATTCCACACTGGTGTGA
- the MVB12A gene encoding multivesicular body subunit 12A has translation MDPGPDAVPLAGLAWSSASAPPPRGFSAISCTVEGAPASFGKSFAQKSGYFLCLSTLGGLENPQENVVADIQVLVDKSPLPPGFSPVCDPLDSKASMSKKKRLCVKLVPLGAADTAVFDIRLSGKTKAVPGYLRIGDMGGFAIWCKKAKAPRPVPKPRALSRDMQGLSLDQPSQPSKGGLPEGTLSRLSSRASTLRRSDSIYEASNLYGISAMDGVPFTLHPRFEGKSCGPLAFSAFADLTIKSLADIEEEYNYGFVVEKTAAARLPPSVS, from the exons ATGGATCCGGGGCCTGACGCGGTgcctctggctggcctggcctggtcGTCGGCCTCGGCGCCCCCGCCGCGGGGATTCAGCGCG ATCTCCTGCACTGTGGAGGGGGCGCCCGCCAGCTTCGGCAAGAGCTTCGCGCAGAAATCTGGCTACTTCCTGTGCCTCAGCACCTTGGGCGGTCTGGAG AATCCGCAGGAGAACGTGGTGGCCGATATCCAAGTCCTGGTGGACAAGAGCCCCCTCCCGCCGGGCTTCTCCCCGGTCTGCGACCCCCTGGACTCCA aggCCTCTATGTCTAAGAAGAAACGCCTGTGTGTGAAGTTGGTGCCCCTGGGAGCTGCGGACACAGCTGTGTTTGACATCCGGCTGAGCGGGAAGACCAAGGCGGTGCCTGGATACCTTCGAATAGG GGACATGGGTGGCTTTGCCATCTGGTGCAAGAAGGCAAAGGCCCCTCGGCCAGTGCCCAAGCCCCGAGCTCTCAGCCGGGACATGCAGGGCCTCTCCTTGGACCAACCCAGCCAGCCCAG CAAGGGCGGCCTCCCAGAGGGGACGTTGTCGAGACTGAGCTCAAGGGCTTCCACCCTGCGGAGGAGTGACTCCATCTATGAGGCCTCCAACCTCTATGGCATCTCAG CCATGGATGGGGTTCCCTTCACGCTGCACCCCCGATTCGAGGGCAAGAGCTGCGGCCCTCTG gccttCTCTGCCTTTGCTGATCTGACCATCAAGTCGCTGGCGGACATTGAGGAGGAG TACAACTACGGCTTCGTGGTGGAGAAAACAGCAGCTGCACGCCTGCCCCCCAGCGTGTCATAG